The following are from one region of the Cytobacillus firmus genome:
- a CDS encoding SH3 domain-containing protein codes for MKTNKESPLWTDTSSKKQYINSLPKGTTLEVVQNKNGFYKAKYGNGYVYIYYKNADKVTEKVLYSIETNKETPLWTDSSASKQFIKKVPKGTTLSAVQNANGFFKVKYSSGYAYAYYKNADKVTNYTNIPGAPQAVSGYELPTGSYVYPVDASKVNQVKITNTWDKKKKQIEINQLAKTVGLSSSFGTYLDFVSINKDVPDSHVDNVTLYQFFYSNSVMSIGFDNHRRIRLDQGEYILKALLKPYFPKSYSKLAEMFVRDGYMDGGMYMDDWETYDGLKVKMIGGKLRIRK; via the coding sequence GTGAAAACAAACAAAGAGTCTCCACTTTGGACAGACACTAGCTCTAAGAAGCAATACATTAATAGTTTACCTAAAGGAACAACCTTAGAAGTAGTTCAAAATAAAAACGGCTTTTACAAGGCGAAATACGGTAATGGATATGTATACATCTATTACAAGAATGCAGATAAAGTAACCGAAAAGGTTCTATACAGTATAGAAACCAATAAAGAAACCCCATTATGGACCGACTCAAGTGCAAGTAAGCAATTCATCAAGAAAGTTCCAAAAGGGACAACACTATCAGCGGTTCAAAATGCAAATGGGTTCTTTAAGGTCAAGTATAGCAGCGGTTATGCTTATGCGTACTATAAAAATGCTGATAAAGTGACGAACTATACCAATATTCCTGGTGCTCCTCAAGCGGTAAGTGGGTATGAGTTACCAACAGGATCTTATGTTTATCCAGTTGATGCTTCAAAAGTCAATCAAGTAAAGATCACTAATACCTGGGATAAGAAAAAGAAGCAAATTGAGATTAATCAACTTGCCAAGACCGTAGGACTTTCGTCAAGTTTTGGAACATATTTGGATTTTGTTAGTATAAATAAAGATGTCCCGGATAGCCATGTTGATAATGTAACGCTTTATCAATTTTTCTATAGCAACAGTGTAATGTCAATTGGATTTGATAACCATCGTAGAATCCGTTTAGACCAAGGAGAATACATTCTCAAGGCGTTATTGAAACCATATTTCCCTAAAAGTTACAGCAAACTAGCAGAAATGTTTGTGAGAGATGGATATATGGACGGAGGAATGTATATGGATGATTGGGAAACCTATGACGGATTAAAAGTTAAAATGATTGGCGGAAAATTAAGGATTCGAAAGTAG
- a CDS encoding DUF960 family protein, giving the protein MFEDQGKRYMTRSIAETLHIEIQLFLWSLLDEKVSKEEELDYLQVFELSVKNGKQCIIHRQEQPPNKQQWIVELQHTKPLNCTIWCMDNGSEGQIMLYPSDY; this is encoded by the coding sequence ATGTTTGAAGATCAAGGAAAAAGATATATGACTAGAAGCATAGCCGAGACCCTGCATATCGAAATACAATTATTTTTATGGAGCCTCCTTGATGAAAAAGTATCTAAAGAGGAAGAATTAGATTACCTACAGGTGTTTGAATTGTCCGTGAAAAACGGTAAGCAATGCATCATCCATCGACAGGAACAACCACCAAATAAGCAACAATGGATCGTTGAGCTTCAACATACAAAGCCTTTAAATTGCACGATCTGGTGTATGGATAATGGTAGTGAAGGGCAAATAATGCTCTACCCATCTGATTATTGA
- a CDS encoding M14 family zinc carboxypeptidase: protein MRKPKLIMTCLILFFISLFSNQDANAQSNVVNPNQVYTYNEMVRDIKKLQQAYPDLVKVKVIGKSEYNRNIYAFSVGKGDATLFINGSHHAREWLTTNLNMYMAEQYAIAYRSKKKINGYDAKKILDSTTIWFVPMVNPDGVTLQQEGLKSFPSKDHKAIINMNNGSKNFKRWKANAKGVDLNRQYDAGWKQIKSPVSPTYKNYKGKAPATAAETKAILKFTEEINPEMAIAYHSSGKILYWNYKQNTKNYNRDHVYAKEIRKQTGYSLVYPGKNPSGGGFTDWFIEAKKRPGFTPEIGRYAGETNLPVSEFTSVWSENKAVGLYLAQEGSKLYQARLGTTIRKAVADAKHKMWLPYKEFSRTGEQGPSKEPVWASTVQKKINEANAAKAKAEKLLASYTGSDKTKLQGDLKYNQKYMDNAKKYIYARWAGDDLLNKNNWDGAVKTALTGDLNQVKVKGKTYSDVRDINNLYFDFDRDIQNARKKIGQVWNRGKADTRYALKGYYTEPAYKKHAVLLKHGAWAVHNIEKAEWWLDNPQFATYQSRAESYLQKAYKDLSKFDHNAKLKKLIQDYYKATLERYEATLIIPDEEAPVLHYDGEQTINIENGAEFALPEVTGTDNVDELVEVTAAIKDGNGEKLEEIDTTIPGTYTITYSAKDQAGNTAKEFILTIVVKEAGTQPEPAVNENIISDPNTAEEDSPTDSEITEENDQSESAKNE from the coding sequence ATGCGAAAACCGAAGTTAATTATGACCTGTCTTATTTTATTTTTTATAAGTCTTTTCTCGAATCAAGATGCAAATGCACAATCCAATGTCGTTAATCCCAATCAAGTCTATACATATAATGAAATGGTTAGAGACATCAAAAAGCTTCAACAAGCATATCCAGACCTGGTAAAAGTAAAAGTGATCGGGAAATCAGAATATAACCGCAATATTTACGCTTTTTCCGTTGGAAAAGGTGATGCCACATTATTCATCAACGGATCTCATCATGCCCGGGAATGGCTGACTACCAATCTGAATATGTATATGGCAGAGCAGTACGCAATTGCCTATAGATCAAAGAAAAAGATCAACGGCTATGACGCTAAAAAAATCTTAGACTCCACTACCATTTGGTTTGTGCCAATGGTCAACCCAGATGGAGTCACACTTCAGCAGGAAGGATTGAAGTCTTTCCCTTCAAAAGACCATAAAGCTATTATTAATATGAATAATGGCAGCAAAAACTTTAAAAGATGGAAAGCCAATGCAAAAGGGGTGGACCTAAACCGCCAGTATGATGCGGGCTGGAAACAAATTAAAAGTCCCGTCTCACCTACCTATAAGAATTACAAAGGAAAGGCACCAGCAACTGCAGCAGAAACGAAGGCAATCCTGAAATTCACCGAAGAAATTAATCCGGAGATGGCCATTGCTTATCACAGCAGCGGGAAAATTCTTTACTGGAACTATAAGCAGAATACCAAGAATTACAACCGGGACCACGTGTATGCAAAAGAAATTCGAAAGCAGACAGGCTACTCCCTTGTATATCCCGGGAAAAACCCTTCAGGAGGAGGGTTTACGGATTGGTTCATAGAAGCCAAAAAAAGACCTGGCTTTACGCCTGAAATAGGCAGATATGCCGGTGAAACCAATCTTCCTGTTTCCGAATTCACCAGTGTATGGAGTGAAAATAAAGCAGTGGGCCTTTATCTGGCACAGGAAGGATCAAAACTTTATCAGGCCAGACTTGGAACAACTATAAGAAAAGCCGTAGCTGATGCAAAACACAAGATGTGGCTCCCATACAAAGAATTCTCCAGAACTGGAGAACAGGGACCTTCTAAAGAGCCCGTTTGGGCAAGCACAGTCCAAAAGAAAATTAATGAAGCAAACGCTGCAAAAGCAAAGGCTGAAAAGCTGCTGGCTTCGTACACAGGAAGCGATAAAACTAAACTCCAGGGCGACCTGAAATACAATCAGAAGTATATGGACAATGCTAAAAAATATATTTATGCACGCTGGGCCGGTGACGATTTACTGAATAAGAACAATTGGGACGGCGCAGTGAAAACAGCATTAACAGGCGATCTTAACCAGGTTAAAGTCAAAGGCAAAACCTATTCAGATGTGCGGGATATTAATAACTTGTACTTCGACTTTGACCGTGATATTCAAAATGCAAGAAAGAAAATTGGCCAGGTATGGAATCGGGGCAAGGCCGATACCCGTTACGCGTTAAAAGGATACTATACAGAGCCCGCATACAAGAAACATGCAGTACTGCTTAAACATGGAGCCTGGGCAGTTCACAACATCGAAAAAGCTGAGTGGTGGCTTGACAACCCTCAATTTGCGACTTATCAATCGCGCGCAGAAAGCTATTTACAGAAAGCCTATAAAGATCTGTCCAAATTCGATCATAACGCAAAGCTTAAGAAGCTAATCCAAGATTATTACAAGGCAACCCTTGAAAGATATGAGGCTACTTTAATAATCCCTGATGAAGAAGCACCTGTTCTGCACTATGATGGAGAACAAACGATAAATATTGAGAACGGCGCTGAGTTTGCCCTTCCGGAAGTAACGGGAACTGACAACGTGGATGAACTTGTGGAAGTAACAGCAGCAATCAAAGACGGAAATGGAGAAAAACTAGAAGAAATTGATACCACTATCCCTGGAACCTACACGATTACCTACAGTGCTAAAGACCAGGCCGGAAATACAGCAAAAGAGTTTATTTTAACTATTGTTGTAAAAGAAGCTGGCACACAGCCTGAGCCAGCTGTAAATGAAAATATTATTTCAGATCCGAATACTGCAGAGGAAGATTCTCCAACAGACTCAGAGATTACTGAGGAAAATGATCAGTCCGAATCTGCTAAAAATGAATAA
- a CDS encoding SH3 domain-containing protein, with the protein MMNKNRKFIWFFCLFLVAGLFLSTNDQNTVEAAEASKAGIIASTSYANIYRGPGKAFGLSGERVNKGELVSVYQTSSGWTYIKSSQGYGWVWGEYVKASSGIGILNNSYANLYNNAASGSGTKGRIEQGTSVVFFESVNGWKHVYANGEDGWVWGEFVSASQGMGVISSSYANLYKGPAQSYGTKGSVKSGMTVAITSDIKNGWRKIYVNGQGAWVWDGNIAKDSFENPSVAKINNPGYVNVYNSKGKTNGTKGRVLNGEYVTVFQHSDGWAYVQSKDLEGWVWGAFVTELALDGMNKPSGSLGQKPVTANVNVYKAPGKAEGIIGSLPKGEVVSYYTSYSGWRYIHAGHIEGWVWDEFINTYLTLDLLKPSNITAYEVNRYIESYEKQTGKKSIIAGKGQAFIDAGNKYGINAHFLAALTIHESAFGTSNLSYGKYNLFGLKAFDVAPFDAALRFKSVEEGITYEAAYVRFNYLVPSGAYFNGSHLGDKQAGMNVKYSTDPLWGEKIAKHMQNMKVYDGNYYNKVNSQSSILSMPPVPDNKDSYPANIKVTAKQQLSLYETKGGGKIGYIAKGKTFELLEKYNNFWLKIKLDGKQYWTFFSFSYFKDYMQVHNLMRAETADNTGIKVYQNSSASSQTIDTLSNNTYFEVVVDSGNNPVTDSTKGWYKIKTAKGQTGWLQASKAKRIYN; encoded by the coding sequence ATGATGAATAAAAATAGAAAATTCATTTGGTTTTTTTGTCTATTTCTAGTGGCTGGATTGTTCCTTAGTACAAATGATCAAAATACTGTGGAAGCAGCGGAAGCGAGCAAGGCTGGGATTATTGCATCCACTTCCTATGCGAACATATACCGGGGTCCTGGAAAAGCATTTGGCCTGTCAGGAGAAAGGGTCAATAAAGGGGAATTGGTATCAGTTTATCAAACTTCTTCAGGGTGGACCTATATAAAAAGCAGCCAAGGGTATGGCTGGGTGTGGGGAGAGTATGTAAAGGCCTCGTCAGGCATAGGAATTCTGAACAACTCGTATGCCAATCTCTATAATAATGCTGCTTCTGGATCAGGGACTAAAGGAAGAATTGAACAGGGCACTTCTGTTGTTTTTTTTGAGTCAGTAAATGGCTGGAAGCATGTTTATGCTAATGGTGAAGATGGCTGGGTATGGGGAGAGTTTGTATCAGCCTCACAAGGTATGGGGGTCATTTCTTCTTCCTATGCCAACCTTTATAAAGGGCCGGCGCAGAGCTATGGTACTAAAGGCTCGGTTAAAAGTGGCATGACAGTCGCTATAACCTCAGATATAAAAAACGGCTGGCGAAAAATCTATGTAAACGGGCAGGGAGCTTGGGTCTGGGATGGCAATATCGCAAAAGACTCCTTTGAGAATCCGAGTGTTGCAAAGATTAATAATCCGGGCTACGTAAATGTTTACAATAGCAAAGGAAAAACAAATGGAACAAAAGGCAGAGTGTTGAATGGTGAATATGTTACTGTTTTTCAGCATTCGGATGGCTGGGCATATGTGCAATCAAAGGATCTGGAAGGCTGGGTCTGGGGTGCATTTGTAACTGAATTAGCATTGGATGGAATGAATAAACCATCAGGTTCATTAGGACAAAAACCGGTGACTGCAAATGTAAATGTCTACAAGGCACCAGGTAAAGCTGAAGGCATCATCGGATCTCTGCCTAAAGGGGAAGTTGTTTCTTATTATACAAGCTATAGCGGCTGGAGATATATACATGCAGGTCACATTGAAGGCTGGGTCTGGGATGAGTTTATTAATACCTACTTAACTCTTGATCTGCTTAAGCCTTCCAATATCACTGCATATGAGGTTAATAGATATATTGAAAGCTATGAGAAGCAAACAGGAAAGAAAAGCATCATTGCAGGTAAGGGGCAGGCATTTATTGATGCGGGAAACAAATATGGAATTAATGCACATTTCCTTGCTGCTTTAACAATTCATGAATCCGCATTTGGAACTTCTAATCTTTCTTATGGAAAGTATAATCTATTCGGTTTGAAGGCTTTTGACGTGGCTCCTTTTGATGCTGCGCTAAGATTTAAGAGTGTAGAAGAAGGGATAACTTATGAGGCTGCGTATGTTCGCTTTAACTACCTTGTACCTTCGGGCGCTTACTTTAATGGCAGCCATCTTGGAGACAAACAAGCTGGAATGAACGTTAAATATTCCACTGATCCGCTTTGGGGAGAGAAAATAGCTAAACATATGCAAAATATGAAGGTTTATGATGGAAATTACTATAATAAAGTAAATTCTCAATCTAGTATTCTTTCTATGCCCCCTGTTCCTGACAATAAGGACAGCTACCCTGCCAATATAAAGGTTACTGCAAAGCAGCAGCTATCTTTATATGAAACAAAAGGGGGAGGGAAAATTGGGTATATTGCAAAAGGCAAAACCTTTGAGCTGCTGGAGAAATACAATAATTTCTGGCTGAAAATCAAGCTGGATGGAAAGCAATACTGGACATTCTTCAGTTTCTCCTACTTTAAGGATTATATGCAGGTGCATAACCTGATGCGTGCTGAGACAGCCGATAACACTGGCATAAAGGTATATCAGAATTCATCAGCTTCATCGCAGACAATTGACACACTGTCAAATAATACTTACTTCGAAGTGGTTGTGGATAGCGGAAATAATCCCGTAACAGATTCAACTAAGGGCTGGTATAAAATAAAAACCGCCAAAGGACAGACTGGCTGGTTACAGGCATCCAAAGCGAAGCGAATATATAATTAA
- a CDS encoding N-acetylmuramoyl-L-alanine amidase translates to MFKHSLKVLIALLVLAITVISPMATPNSAEASTAESEGIVTSGFANVYRGPGKAYGLTGGTVSKGELVTAYQVSNGWTYIKSNNDYGWVWGDFIKRSSGTGVLTASYANLYKDSYSSSGTKGQITQGTAVSMFETKNGWRHIFVNGEEAWVWGEFVSPANGLGTISASYVNLYKGPGKAYGTDGTATNGTTVTFAGVKNGWRQVFIEGRESWIWDSYITKGTFGNVTEGVITNASFVNIYKSSGKSNGIKGQFNNGQAVMVFQNTNGWSYVQSGNMAGWVWGTYVTAESSTGVIKNTSYANVYKDALSSSGTKGRLDGGTAVAVYENSNGWQHIKSGDLEGWVWGDFVESKMKIASGSDGIVAASASANVYRGPGKSYSTIGSIAKGAEVHTFNLHNGWRFIQSGSIEGWVWGEYVDRLSNITVFLDPGHGDNDPGGMGYGMKEKDLVLDIGLKARNLFGNSPLNVMMTRTADKSEVTSNGTTITTSDSLRLRTGFAKKHTKSGNDIFISLHTNAFNGSAEGGESYYYQSAVNPYSADSKLLAESIQKRLIEYMQLKDRGVDHGNFAVLRENIMPASLIEMGFIDNEGDAKKLKEDYWRLQAAKAVYQGTLDYYERKGFNVNPYKLK, encoded by the coding sequence ATGTTTAAACATTCTTTAAAAGTATTAATTGCGTTATTAGTGCTGGCAATCACCGTAATAAGCCCAATGGCAACTCCAAATTCGGCTGAAGCATCTACAGCAGAATCAGAAGGTATTGTAACTTCAGGTTTTGCTAATGTTTACAGGGGGCCTGGCAAAGCATACGGTTTAACAGGCGGAACAGTCTCTAAAGGTGAATTGGTTACAGCTTACCAAGTTTCAAATGGCTGGACTTACATCAAAAGCAATAACGATTATGGCTGGGTCTGGGGAGATTTTATTAAACGTTCTTCAGGTACTGGTGTACTTACTGCATCTTATGCAAATCTTTATAAAGATTCCTATTCGTCATCAGGTACGAAGGGGCAAATTACACAGGGAACGGCTGTTTCTATGTTTGAAACAAAAAATGGCTGGCGGCATATCTTTGTCAATGGCGAGGAAGCCTGGGTCTGGGGTGAATTTGTTTCACCGGCAAATGGTCTGGGAACCATTTCGGCTTCTTATGTGAACTTATACAAAGGTCCTGGAAAAGCTTATGGAACAGATGGAACTGCCACTAACGGGACAACCGTGACATTTGCAGGTGTGAAAAATGGCTGGAGACAGGTTTTTATTGAAGGCAGGGAATCCTGGATTTGGGATAGCTATATTACAAAAGGAACTTTTGGCAATGTAACCGAAGGGGTTATCACGAATGCTTCTTTCGTTAACATCTACAAAAGTTCAGGTAAAAGCAATGGAATTAAAGGGCAGTTCAATAATGGCCAGGCAGTAATGGTTTTTCAAAATACTAATGGCTGGAGCTATGTTCAATCAGGCAACATGGCAGGCTGGGTGTGGGGAACCTATGTTACAGCTGAAAGTTCCACAGGAGTCATCAAAAACACTTCCTACGCAAATGTTTACAAAGATGCGCTTTCAAGCTCAGGCACTAAAGGAAGACTTGACGGGGGAACAGCTGTAGCAGTATATGAAAATAGCAATGGCTGGCAGCATATTAAGAGCGGTGATCTTGAAGGGTGGGTCTGGGGTGACTTCGTTGAGTCTAAAATGAAGATTGCCTCCGGATCGGACGGAATTGTTGCTGCAAGTGCATCAGCCAATGTTTACAGAGGACCTGGCAAATCTTATTCAACAATAGGATCGATTGCCAAAGGAGCAGAGGTGCACACCTTTAATCTCCATAATGGCTGGAGGTTTATCCAATCCGGCAGCATTGAAGGCTGGGTGTGGGGAGAATATGTAGACCGCCTAAGTAATATTACTGTGTTCCTTGATCCTGGACACGGTGATAATGACCCGGGAGGCATGGGGTACGGCATGAAAGAAAAGGATCTCGTTTTAGATATTGGTCTTAAAGCGAGAAACCTATTCGGCAATAGTCCTTTGAATGTAATGATGACTCGAACAGCAGACAAAAGTGAAGTAACATCAAACGGCACGACCATCACAACAAGTGATTCACTAAGGCTCCGTACAGGCTTTGCCAAAAAACATACAAAGTCAGGAAATGACATTTTCATCAGTCTGCACACAAATGCGTTCAATGGCAGTGCAGAGGGAGGAGAAAGTTATTATTATCAATCTGCTGTTAACCCATATAGTGCGGACAGCAAGCTTCTGGCTGAAAGCATACAAAAGAGATTGATTGAATATATGCAGCTTAAAGATAGAGGCGTAGATCATGGGAACTTTGCTGTACTGCGTGAGAATATTATGCCAGCTTCTCTCATTGAAATGGGCTTCATAGATAATGAGGGCGATGCAAAAAAATTAAAAGAAGATTATTGGAGATTGCAGGCGGCTAAAGCAGTCTATCAGGGTACATTGGATTATTATGAAAGAAAAGGATTTAATGTTAACCCGTATAAACTAAAATAG
- a CDS encoding DUF6270 domain-containing protein, whose product MAAFFSSIQYKKEQNIIELSGEYKEKLKDGQKKPAVFLQERVLIDDYFIPRRIYLDCEWENNQFRASCSVAEISHEFKENRIWDFYYSYRTKHDKIKARLGQKLNAEDFPIKNPLYKLTAYMTSFETFAFHVKEKETAPSILEGHLDGSTLALTIGNIEQNMEAHLLFKERLHPDLTYYQTVHSYPLNELKQGEFTAAVDLKDIASGEVSYPKSIWDVFVKIKHHDTQTDAEYVLPLAHNHQFAGKKIKVLNYTEAYFYRNYQKALSLSLSVKGIHTKAVGVKIDNHTAEITGTLDKFLIKKAVLHKDSEFSHARHLIRVMNLVVQQDGTAFRLTVPFEKVQESIKLGDGDRFVIRLELSDMEGRTVLKMPVIIDSSNDIESQKPALFSNEFHMKVIRKDSDELAFLCKEKTLKPLDNTLKIAVSGSCFSRLAFSSADYYNPGYKSKYELVYTQFHSSIISLMSNPVEFPEKKFKGFDKREVEYIRSDYKKDFFKQLKDKKPDFLILDFYVDGSKDVLMFDEEHCVSMNYMLRRNVNYLYEVKQKTTVLTHEDVDAFLENWEKAIRSFCKEIVKYIPEERIILQKVRKTSGYYSEGDKLKNFADEKENIKRSNYLYEYMENCFLQQMPGVQTIDLTRKAYFSHYEHPESITPDHYESDYYKDYMAQLNDVIVRSLVKNPSILKKSKLPKFWPFS is encoded by the coding sequence ATGGCAGCATTCTTTTCCTCGATTCAATATAAAAAGGAACAAAACATAATTGAACTATCGGGCGAGTACAAAGAAAAATTGAAAGATGGCCAAAAAAAGCCTGCCGTTTTTTTGCAGGAGCGCGTTCTAATAGATGATTATTTCATTCCGAGGCGAATTTATCTGGATTGCGAGTGGGAGAACAATCAATTTAGGGCATCATGTTCTGTTGCTGAGATCAGCCATGAATTTAAAGAGAATCGGATCTGGGATTTCTATTATTCATATCGTACAAAACATGACAAAATAAAAGCCCGCCTTGGACAAAAATTAAATGCAGAAGACTTTCCAATAAAGAATCCTTTATATAAATTGACAGCATATATGACAAGTTTTGAGACTTTTGCATTTCATGTGAAAGAGAAAGAAACTGCACCTTCTATTTTAGAAGGCCACCTTGATGGAAGCACACTTGCTTTGACGATAGGGAATATAGAACAAAATATGGAAGCTCATTTGCTTTTCAAAGAAAGACTGCATCCTGACCTAACATATTATCAGACAGTCCATTCATATCCGCTTAACGAATTGAAACAGGGCGAATTTACAGCGGCTGTAGACCTGAAGGATATTGCTTCAGGAGAGGTTTCATACCCCAAATCGATTTGGGATGTATTTGTTAAGATCAAACACCATGATACTCAGACAGATGCTGAATATGTTTTGCCTTTAGCTCATAATCATCAATTTGCGGGAAAAAAAATCAAGGTACTGAATTATACTGAGGCCTATTTTTATCGTAATTATCAGAAAGCCCTTTCACTTTCACTTTCTGTTAAAGGTATACATACAAAGGCAGTTGGGGTCAAGATTGATAATCATACTGCAGAAATTACAGGGACGCTGGATAAGTTCCTGATAAAAAAAGCTGTATTACATAAGGACTCGGAATTTAGTCATGCCAGGCATCTAATTCGTGTAATGAATCTTGTTGTCCAGCAGGATGGGACAGCCTTCCGTTTGACAGTGCCATTTGAGAAGGTGCAGGAATCAATAAAACTTGGGGATGGAGATCGATTTGTAATAAGACTGGAGCTCTCTGATATGGAGGGCAGGACCGTTTTGAAAATGCCGGTAATAATTGATTCCTCTAATGACATTGAATCCCAAAAACCAGCTCTTTTCAGCAATGAATTTCATATGAAAGTAATAAGGAAAGATTCAGATGAACTGGCCTTTTTATGTAAAGAAAAGACATTAAAACCTCTGGATAACACTCTTAAGATTGCTGTTTCAGGTTCATGCTTCAGCAGATTGGCTTTTAGCTCAGCTGATTATTATAATCCAGGTTACAAAAGTAAATACGAACTTGTTTACACTCAATTCCATTCTTCAATCATCAGTTTGATGAGTAACCCGGTTGAGTTTCCTGAAAAGAAATTTAAAGGTTTTGACAAGAGAGAAGTTGAATATATCCGAAGTGACTATAAAAAGGATTTCTTTAAACAGTTAAAGGACAAGAAGCCGGACTTTCTTATACTGGATTTTTATGTAGATGGATCAAAAGATGTGCTGATGTTTGATGAGGAGCACTGTGTTTCCATGAACTATATGTTAAGAAGAAATGTTAATTATCTATATGAAGTGAAACAGAAAACAACTGTACTCACTCATGAAGATGTAGATGCATTCCTGGAAAATTGGGAAAAAGCTATCCGCAGCTTCTGCAAAGAAATTGTTAAGTATATACCTGAAGAGAGGATTATCCTTCAAAAGGTCCGGAAAACATCTGGATATTATTCAGAAGGAGATAAGCTGAAGAATTTTGCTGATGAAAAGGAAAATATTAAAAGAAGCAATTACTTATATGAGTATATGGAGAACTGTTTCCTGCAGCAGATGCCGGGTGTACAGACCATTGATCTGACCAGGAAAGCTTATTTTTCGCATTACGAACACCCTGAAAGTATAACACCAGACCATTATGAATCTGATTATTATAAGGATTACATGGCTCAGCTCAATGATGTGATTGTAAGGTCCCTGGTAAAGAATCCATCTATTTTGAAGAAAAGCAAGTTACCCAAATTCTGGCCATTTAGCTGA